A genomic window from Paucibacter sp. KCTC 42545 includes:
- a CDS encoding MarR family winged helix-turn-helix transcriptional regulator translates to MAATETPDLESRLQGQDHQTHQALRLWLRMLACTTRVEAVIRKRLAQDFATTLPRFDLLAQLERHPQGLSMRELSQRLMVTGGNITGITDQLEAEGLVLRAPHPSDRRSFSVKLTPQGRRQFKRMASTHEQWVLELLGGWNAEQQAQVHGLLAELKTHLGALDAAGQDLTPPKPRAKDRTSKR, encoded by the coding sequence GTGGCCGCCACCGAAACGCCCGATCTGGAGTCGCGCCTGCAGGGGCAGGACCACCAAACCCATCAAGCCCTCAGGCTCTGGCTGCGCATGCTCGCCTGCACCACCCGGGTCGAGGCGGTGATTCGCAAGCGCTTGGCGCAAGACTTTGCGACCACCTTGCCGCGCTTTGACTTGCTGGCCCAACTGGAGCGCCACCCGCAGGGCCTGAGCATGCGCGAGTTGTCGCAGCGCCTGATGGTGACCGGCGGCAATATCACGGGCATCACTGATCAGCTGGAAGCCGAAGGCCTGGTGCTGCGCGCCCCGCACCCCAGCGACCGGCGCAGCTTTTCCGTCAAACTCACGCCCCAGGGCCGGCGCCAGTTCAAGCGCATGGCCAGCACCCATGAGCAATGGGTGCTGGAATTGTTGGGCGGCTGGAATGCCGAGCAGCAAGCGCAAGTCCACGGCTTGCTGGCCGAATTGAAAACACATTTGGGCGCGCTGGACGCCGCGGGGCAAGACCTGACCCCGCCCAAACCACGCGCCAAGGATAGGACGAGCAAGCGATGA
- the kynU gene encoding kynureninase — protein MNATNISRQDCLALDQADALRGLKDQFDLPAGVIYLDGNSLGVLPRATLGRVQEVISQEWGQGLIKSWNDAGWIDLPERIGNKIGRLIGAKPGETIVADSTSLNLYKVLSAALTLQRQADPARTVIVSERSNFPTDLYIAQSLAQQHGARLHLVDDVAEIPGLLNQELAVLMLTHVNYRTGYQHDMATLTAATHAAGGLAVWDLAHSAGAVPVDLNAADADFAIGCGYKYLNGGPGAPSFAWVNPRWADQAQQPLVGWLGHAAPFQFSTDYQPAAGIKRFVCGTPALLSMSALECGVDTLLAAEQFGGMAALRSKSVALTELFIALAEARCGELGVRPASPREAQLRGSQVCLSLDAPLEHAGYAVVQALIARGVIGDFRAGDPQRLDAVPHILRFGFTPAYIGFTDVFDAIEHLREVLSTQQWQEPRFAQKGKVT, from the coding sequence ATGAACGCGACCAACATCAGCCGGCAAGACTGCCTGGCGCTGGACCAAGCCGACGCCTTGCGCGGGCTCAAAGACCAGTTCGACTTGCCCGCCGGCGTGATCTATCTGGACGGCAACTCCCTGGGCGTGCTGCCGCGCGCCACACTGGGCCGGGTGCAAGAGGTGATCAGCCAGGAATGGGGTCAGGGCTTGATCAAGAGCTGGAATGATGCCGGCTGGATCGACCTGCCAGAGCGCATCGGCAACAAGATCGGCCGCCTGATCGGCGCCAAGCCGGGCGAGACCATCGTGGCCGACTCCACCTCGCTGAATCTGTACAAGGTGCTGTCCGCCGCGCTGACCCTGCAGCGCCAGGCCGACCCGGCGCGCACGGTGATCGTGTCCGAGCGCAGCAACTTCCCCACCGATCTCTATATCGCCCAAAGCCTGGCCCAGCAGCATGGCGCTCGCCTGCACCTGGTCGACGATGTGGCGGAGATTCCCGGCCTGCTGAACCAAGAACTGGCCGTGCTGATGCTCACGCATGTGAACTACCGCACTGGCTATCAGCACGATATGGCCACGCTGACTGCCGCTACCCATGCGGCGGGCGGCCTGGCAGTGTGGGATCTGGCGCATTCGGCCGGCGCCGTGCCGGTAGACCTGAATGCGGCGGACGCCGACTTCGCCATTGGCTGCGGCTACAAATACCTCAACGGCGGCCCAGGCGCGCCCTCCTTTGCCTGGGTCAACCCACGCTGGGCCGATCAGGCGCAGCAGCCCTTGGTCGGCTGGCTGGGCCATGCCGCGCCCTTCCAGTTCAGCACCGATTACCAGCCTGCTGCCGGCATCAAGCGCTTTGTCTGTGGCACGCCTGCGCTCTTGTCCATGTCGGCACTGGAATGCGGGGTGGACACCTTGCTGGCTGCCGAGCAGTTCGGCGGCATGGCGGCACTGCGCAGCAAGTCCGTCGCACTTACCGAGCTGTTCATCGCACTGGCCGAAGCGCGCTGCGGCGAGCTGGGCGTGCGCCCGGCCTCGCCGCGCGAAGCCCAGCTGCGCGGCAGCCAGGTGTGCCTGAGCCTGGACGCGCCGCTGGAACATGCCGGCTACGCCGTGGTGCAAGCCTTGATCGCGCGCGGCGTGATCGGCGACTTCCGCGCCGGCGACCCGCAGCGCCTGGACGCCGTGCCGCACATCTTGCGCTTTGGCTTCACGCCGGCCTATATCGGCTTCACCGATGTGTTTGACGCGATCGAACATCTGCGCGAGGTGCTCAGCACCCAGCAATGGCAAGAACCCCGCTTCGCCCAGAAAGGCAAGGTCACATGA
- a CDS encoding substrate-binding periplasmic protein produces the protein MVRRDPWRKFVSQLGLSCGLLLACALTPGTAQAGEVMQRVLQSHKLRACIWPGYYSISYRSPRTQQLSGIDIDLAKAFAQDLGVTLEFVETTYTRLIDDLRHDRCDVAMFGIGVTPERQAKLDFSAAYLQSGIYALVSRSSRVVKTWADIDQPGVRVAVPATSFIAPVMAGWLRQAQSVPLQMEQNYELELESGRVDVFMVDFPFSQYLLANTDWIRRLSPPKPLAAMPYAYAVKPGDEAWLQRLNQFVSAIKRDGRLAAAAGKNGLTEIMVRH, from the coding sequence ATGGTTCGACGCGACCCGTGGCGCAAGTTTGTCAGCCAACTCGGCTTGAGTTGCGGCCTGCTCCTTGCCTGCGCGCTCACGCCAGGCACCGCACAAGCCGGCGAAGTGATGCAGCGGGTGCTGCAATCCCACAAGCTGCGCGCCTGCATCTGGCCGGGCTACTACAGCATCAGCTACCGCAGCCCCCGAACGCAGCAACTCAGCGGCATCGATATCGACCTGGCCAAGGCTTTTGCCCAAGACCTGGGCGTGACGCTGGAATTTGTCGAAACGACCTATACCCGGCTGATCGATGACCTGCGGCATGACCGCTGCGATGTGGCCATGTTCGGCATCGGCGTCACGCCCGAGCGGCAAGCCAAGCTGGATTTCTCCGCCGCTTATTTGCAAAGCGGCATCTACGCCCTGGTGTCACGCAGCAGCCGCGTCGTCAAGACCTGGGCCGATATCGATCAGCCCGGCGTGCGCGTGGCCGTGCCCGCCACCAGCTTTATCGCGCCCGTCATGGCCGGCTGGCTGCGCCAGGCGCAGTCGGTTCCTCTGCAGATGGAACAGAACTACGAGCTGGAATTGGAGTCGGGCCGGGTCGATGTCTTCATGGTGGACTTTCCCTTCAGCCAATACCTGCTGGCCAATACCGACTGGATTCGGCGCCTGAGCCCGCCCAAGCCACTGGCCGCCATGCCTTACGCCTATGCGGTAAAGCCGGGCGACGAGGCCTGGCTGCAGCGCCTGAATCAGTTTGTCAGCGCCATCAAGCGCGATGGCCGACTCGCCGCCGCTGCGGGTAAGAACGGCCTCACAGAAATCATGGTGCGCCATTGA
- a CDS encoding SDR family NAD(P)-dependent oxidoreductase: MSKEGISELVLHGKHAVVTGGGSGIGAAIAQALLAAGANVTLMGRSLERLQAQAAALQAPGRLALQTVDVSEEASVQQAFGAVSQGAFGPAAILVNNAGQVQTAPLHRSSLDMWQTMLGVNLTGTFLCSREVLPAMLEQGFGRIINVASTAALTGYPYVAAYCAAKHGVLGLTRALALEVARRGITVNAVCPGYTETDIISRAVDTLVQKTGRTPEQALAGFAASNPQGRLVQPAEVADAVLWLARPAAGAMNGQSIAVCGGELM, translated from the coding sequence ATGAGCAAGGAAGGAATTAGCGAGCTTGTTCTGCACGGCAAGCACGCCGTCGTCACCGGCGGCGGCAGCGGCATCGGGGCGGCCATCGCTCAGGCCTTGCTGGCTGCCGGCGCCAATGTCACTTTGATGGGCCGCAGCCTGGAGCGCCTGCAAGCGCAAGCCGCTGCTTTGCAAGCACCCGGCCGCTTGGCCCTACAAACCGTGGATGTGAGCGAGGAGGCCAGCGTGCAGCAGGCCTTCGGTGCAGTGAGCCAAGGGGCTTTCGGGCCAGCAGCCATTTTGGTCAATAACGCCGGCCAGGTTCAAACCGCGCCTCTGCACCGCAGTAGTTTGGACATGTGGCAGACCATGCTGGGTGTCAACCTGACCGGCACTTTTTTGTGCAGCCGTGAAGTCTTGCCCGCGATGCTGGAGCAGGGCTTTGGCCGCATCATCAATGTCGCCAGCACGGCCGCGCTGACGGGCTACCCCTATGTGGCAGCCTACTGTGCCGCCAAGCATGGCGTGCTGGGCTTGACCCGTGCCTTGGCGTTGGAAGTAGCGCGGCGCGGCATCACCGTCAATGCGGTATGCCCGGGCTATACCGAAACCGACATCATCAGCCGCGCCGTCGACACCCTGGTGCAAAAGACCGGCCGCACGCCCGAGCAGGCCCTAGCCGGCTTTGCGGCCAGCAACCCGCAGGGCCGCCTGGTGCAGCCTGCCGAAGTTGCCGATGCCGTGCTGTGGCTGGCCCGCCCGGCCGCTGGCGCGATGAATGGTCAGTCGATTGCCGTGTGCGGTGGGGAGCTGATGTGA
- a CDS encoding ATP-binding protein: protein MPFSAQGTLQPKLKRPLPSWLNATLALWGTAAVALLLSALAMGMLWLSYAQERLAEQEQAELFAKSLEWHTNQTLAATELTLRSLARELDGNEGDDKPAPPAKAPALSAARSLELRNQLLHQALATRPFVRSFSLLNAQGMVLASSNPANIGASLPLAQLRGSAQPIHSRPDGLGRLLAGRDLGERIDPTRLAEGEQRASPGPARSHGPFYVPLSLQLGVQAARGYVVATLNPDYFSNVFESQLGHSGHVAALVGLNGQLIAGSEDLKLNTGTLLSEHLVFKQKLPTQEEGNYKDRGLLGQSSLGSYRLTHNYPWVIIVEVPRSLVWSHVQAEVQAVLLAYLGSLALMLVLGIFAWRALSAYDQAHIELAQMHHSLAAREREQSLLIENVQELMFRTDTQGVLQFINHANFLAGKDGAPVLGAAFETLVDARDQAKVRNLFRSASGFLKLPIALRMLAQNGRQRVLEVSVTPFRDTEGQLAGYVGFAIDVTEREEARTRLQAQLEFTARMIDVCPVPLYAKDASLRYVMVNQAWSEITGIDKNIAMGRRFSELKPPSIAGPVEERDNWLLNNGGSEHKEIHDNQRTLLTHKTVFADGHGKVAGVVGSAVDISRFIEAEEQIREARDAAEQANRIKTEFVANMSHELRAPLQSIIGFSELGQERSHESPRLQGMFQRIFSAGHRMLELVNNLLDLSRLESPVGHLSLLKQDCRPLIDQLLNEYLSLAAERKINLQAQLPEQPLMASVDAARLQQVLRNMLDNALRFSPADSRIELKAHSDTQGLRISVRDQGPGIPEAEMESIFAPFVQGSLSKDASGSSGSSGGTGLGLAICRKIMNAHGGSITAHNHREGGALFELRLPPG from the coding sequence ATGCCTTTTTCCGCCCAAGGTACTCTGCAGCCCAAACTCAAGCGCCCGCTGCCCAGCTGGCTGAACGCCACGCTGGCACTCTGGGGCACGGCTGCGGTGGCACTACTGCTGAGCGCGCTGGCCATGGGCATGCTGTGGCTGAGCTACGCGCAAGAGCGGCTGGCCGAGCAGGAACAGGCCGAACTATTCGCCAAAAGCCTGGAATGGCATACCAACCAGACCTTGGCGGCCACCGAGCTGACCCTGCGCAGCCTAGCCCGCGAACTGGACGGTAATGAGGGCGATGACAAGCCCGCCCCTCCCGCCAAAGCGCCGGCCTTGAGCGCCGCGCGCAGCTTGGAGCTTCGCAATCAGTTGCTGCATCAAGCCCTGGCCACGCGGCCCTTTGTGCGCAGCTTCTCGCTGCTCAATGCGCAAGGCATGGTGCTGGCCAGCAGCAATCCGGCCAATATTGGTGCCAGCCTGCCCCTGGCGCAGCTGCGAGGCTCTGCCCAGCCCATCCACAGCCGCCCCGATGGCTTGGGCCGCTTGCTGGCCGGGCGCGATCTGGGTGAACGGATTGACCCAACACGACTCGCGGAAGGCGAACAGCGCGCTAGTCCAGGCCCGGCCCGCAGCCATGGGCCGTTTTACGTGCCGCTCAGCCTGCAGCTGGGTGTGCAAGCCGCCCGCGGCTATGTGGTGGCCACACTCAACCCCGACTATTTTTCGAATGTGTTCGAGAGCCAGCTCGGACACAGCGGCCATGTCGCCGCCTTGGTCGGCCTGAATGGCCAATTGATCGCCGGCAGCGAGGACCTCAAGCTCAACACCGGCACTCTGCTGAGCGAGCATCTGGTGTTCAAGCAAAAACTGCCAACCCAGGAAGAAGGCAATTACAAGGACCGGGGCCTGCTCGGCCAAAGCAGTTTGGGCAGCTACCGTCTGACGCATAACTACCCCTGGGTGATCATCGTGGAGGTGCCCAGAAGCCTGGTCTGGTCGCATGTCCAAGCCGAGGTGCAAGCCGTGCTACTGGCCTATCTCGGCAGCCTGGCCCTGATGCTGGTCTTGGGTATCTTCGCTTGGCGGGCCTTGTCGGCCTATGACCAAGCCCATATCGAGTTGGCGCAAATGCACCACAGCCTGGCGGCCCGCGAGCGCGAGCAAAGCCTGCTGATCGAGAACGTGCAGGAGCTGATGTTCCGCACCGACACCCAGGGCGTGTTGCAGTTCATCAACCACGCGAATTTCCTGGCCGGCAAGGATGGCGCGCCCGTGTTGGGGGCAGCTTTCGAAACCCTGGTGGACGCACGCGACCAAGCCAAGGTCCGCAACCTGTTCCGCAGTGCCAGCGGTTTCCTCAAGCTGCCCATCGCCCTGCGCATGTTGGCGCAGAACGGTCGCCAGCGGGTGCTGGAAGTCAGCGTGACCCCGTTTCGAGACACCGAAGGCCAGTTGGCCGGCTATGTCGGCTTCGCCATCGATGTGACCGAGCGTGAAGAAGCCCGAACCCGCTTGCAAGCCCAGCTTGAGTTCACCGCGCGCATGATCGACGTCTGCCCCGTCCCGCTCTATGCCAAAGATGCCTCACTGCGTTACGTGATGGTCAATCAGGCCTGGAGCGAGATCACCGGCATCGACAAGAACATCGCCATGGGGCGTCGCTTCAGCGAACTCAAGCCGCCCTCCATCGCGGGCCCGGTGGAAGAGCGCGACAACTGGCTGCTGAACAACGGCGGCAGCGAGCACAAAGAAATTCATGACAACCAACGCACCTTGCTGACCCACAAAACCGTCTTCGCTGACGGTCATGGCAAGGTCGCTGGCGTGGTGGGCAGCGCGGTAGACATCAGCCGCTTCATCGAAGCGGAGGAGCAAATCCGCGAGGCCCGCGACGCCGCCGAGCAGGCCAACCGGATCAAGACCGAATTCGTCGCCAATATGAGCCATGAGCTGCGGGCGCCGCTGCAAAGCATCATCGGCTTCTCTGAGCTCGGGCAGGAACGCAGCCACGAGTCCCCGCGTCTACAAGGCATGTTCCAGCGCATTTTCAGCGCCGGGCACCGCATGCTGGAGCTGGTCAACAATCTGCTCGACTTGTCTCGGCTGGAAAGCCCGGTCGGTCATCTCAGCTTGCTCAAGCAAGACTGCCGTCCTCTGATCGACCAGCTGCTGAACGAGTATCTGTCGCTGGCTGCCGAGCGCAAGATCAATCTGCAAGCCCAGTTGCCCGAGCAGCCCCTGATGGCCTCGGTGGACGCGGCCCGCCTGCAGCAAGTGCTGCGCAATATGCTGGACAACGCCTTGCGCTTCTCCCCGGCGGACAGCCGCATTGAGCTCAAGGCCCACAGCGACACCCAGGGCCTGCGCATCAGCGTGCGCGACCAGGGCCCGGGCATCCCGGAGGCCGAGATGGAAAGCATTTTTGCGCCCTTCGTCCAAGGCTCGCTCAGCAAGGATG
- the kynB gene encoding arylformamidase: MTTPAAPTRPQRLWDISPLVSPQSPIFPGDEPYSLRWTARLSPECPVNLSALTMSPHVGAHADAPLHYANGAASAAEVDLAAYLGPCRVIHAIDCGPLIRIEHLQHAAADLPSRVLVRCCERADTQWNPEFSAFAPETVAWLAAQGVQLIGLDTPSVDPASSKSLDSHQQLLALNLRVLENLVLDEVAEGDYELIALPLKLAGACASPVRAVLREL; this comes from the coding sequence ATGACCACACCAGCAGCGCCAACAAGGCCACAACGCCTCTGGGATATTTCGCCCCTGGTGTCACCGCAGTCGCCGATCTTTCCGGGTGACGAGCCCTACTCACTGCGCTGGACCGCCCGGCTCTCGCCCGAGTGCCCGGTCAACCTCAGCGCCCTCACCATGTCGCCTCACGTGGGCGCGCATGCGGATGCGCCGCTGCACTATGCAAACGGCGCGGCCAGCGCGGCCGAGGTGGATCTGGCGGCCTATCTGGGCCCATGCCGGGTCATCCACGCCATTGATTGCGGCCCCTTGATTCGCATCGAGCATTTGCAGCATGCAGCTGCAGATCTGCCCTCACGCGTGCTGGTGCGCTGCTGCGAGCGCGCCGATACGCAATGGAACCCCGAGTTCAGCGCCTTCGCCCCCGAGACCGTGGCCTGGCTGGCCGCGCAGGGCGTGCAGCTGATTGGCCTGGACACGCCCTCGGTAGACCCTGCCAGCAGCAAGAGCCTGGACAGCCACCAGCAACTGCTGGCCCTGAATCTGCGGGTGCTGGAGAACCTGGTGCTGGACGAAGTCGCCGAAGGCGACTACGAATTGATTGCCCTCCCCCTCAAACTGGCCGGGGCCTGCGCCTCGCCGGTACGCGCCGTCTTGCGCGAACTTTGA
- a CDS encoding enoyl-CoA hydratase family protein: MKKPMDSHLLAGNQRSLQGFAPQHFAWEQRGMVGVITLNRPERKNPLTFESYAELRDLFRTLSYVDEVRAIVVQGAGENFCSGGDVHEIIGPLTQMSMPDLLAFTRMTGDLVKAMRACPQPVISAIDGVCAGAGAIIAMASDLRVGTARSKTAFLFSRVGLAGCDMGACSLLPRIIGQGRASDLLYSGRNLGGDEALSWGFLNRLVEPAEVLSSAVAWAEQIAGGPSFGHAMTKKMLHQEWAMGVDEAIESEAQAQAICMMTQDFQRAYHAFVAKQRPAFKGD, translated from the coding sequence ATGAAGAAGCCGATGGACAGCCACCTCCTGGCCGGTAACCAGCGCAGCCTGCAGGGCTTCGCGCCCCAGCATTTCGCCTGGGAGCAGCGCGGCATGGTGGGTGTGATCACCCTGAACCGGCCCGAGCGCAAGAACCCGCTCACCTTCGAGAGCTATGCCGAGCTGCGCGATCTGTTTCGCACGCTGAGCTATGTGGACGAGGTGCGCGCCATCGTCGTACAGGGCGCCGGCGAGAACTTTTGCTCCGGCGGCGATGTGCATGAAATCATCGGTCCGCTGACCCAGATGAGCATGCCCGATTTGCTGGCCTTCACCCGCATGACGGGCGACTTGGTCAAGGCCATGCGGGCCTGCCCGCAGCCTGTCATCTCGGCCATTGACGGCGTTTGCGCCGGCGCCGGCGCCATCATCGCCATGGCCTCGGACCTGCGTGTGGGCACCGCCCGCAGCAAGACCGCCTTTTTGTTCAGCCGCGTCGGCCTGGCCGGTTGCGATATGGGTGCGTGCAGCCTCTTGCCGCGCATCATCGGCCAGGGCCGCGCTTCTGACTTGCTTTACAGCGGCCGCAATCTGGGCGGCGACGAGGCCTTGAGCTGGGGCTTTCTGAACCGCCTGGTCGAACCCGCTGAGGTCTTGAGTAGCGCCGTGGCCTGGGCAGAGCAAATTGCTGGCGGCCCCAGCTTTGGCCATGCCATGACCAAAAAGATGCTGCATCAGGAATGGGCCATGGGCGTGGACGAGGCCATCGAGTCCGAAGCGCAGGCACAGGCCATCTGCATGATGACGCAAGACTTTCAACGCGCCTATCACGCCTTCGTCGCCAAGCAGCGGCCGGCATTCAAGGGAGATTGA
- a CDS encoding bifunctional salicylyl-CoA 5-hydroxylase/oxidoreductase, producing MRICCIGGGPAGLYFALLMKQQNPSHHITVLERNKPGDTFGWGVVFSDQTLGAMREADAKTADAILQAFNHWDDIEVHVQGRTMRSGGHGFCGIGRMQLLQILQARCVELGVDLRFESDVPDDGEIEADLIIAADGLNSRLRQKYAATYQPDIDLRQCRFVWLGTSRLFEAFTFDFQQTEWGWFQAHAYRFDEHTSTFIVEAPEAVWQAAGIEAMSKEEGIAFCERLFAKVLDGHSLRSNAAHLRGSAQWIRFPRVVCKQWVHVNAQGTPVVLMGDAAHTAHFSIGSGTKLALEDAIALAQDIAAHASDLPTALAQYQASRSIEVLRIQNAARNSTEWFENVARHAHLAPEQFAYSLLTRSQRISHENLRQRDPAYVRGFEQWLGERAGLAPEHAAVPPMFTPFTLRGLTLKNRVVVSPMAQYSCVDGLPGDYHLAHLGARALGGAGLVFAEMTCTSADARITPGCPGLYTDAQGEAWARIVSFVHQHSSAKIAMQLGHAGPKGSTRVGWEGTDQPLADGNWPLVSASSQQYLAGVSQTARAISLAEMAQVKADFCAATRRAAAAGFDWLELHCAHGYLLSSFISPLTNQRQDDYGGSLANRLRFPLEVFAAMRALWPAERPMSVRISANDWVAGGTTPEDAVEIAAAFKAAGADLIDVSSGQVSKQERPVYGRMWQTPFAESIRNRVGIPTMAVGGISEADHVNSIIAAGRADLCAVARPHLANPAWTLTEAARIGYTGPVGLAWPQPYLAGKQQLEREFERQRTQGAAAQAQDLKALGV from the coding sequence ATGCGCATTTGCTGCATTGGTGGAGGCCCGGCTGGCCTGTATTTCGCCCTGCTGATGAAGCAGCAAAACCCTAGCCATCACATCACTGTGCTGGAGCGCAACAAGCCCGGTGACACCTTCGGTTGGGGCGTGGTGTTCTCGGATCAAACACTCGGCGCCATGCGTGAGGCCGACGCCAAAACGGCCGATGCGATTCTGCAGGCTTTCAACCATTGGGACGATATCGAGGTGCATGTTCAGGGGCGCACGATGCGCTCCGGCGGCCACGGTTTTTGCGGCATCGGGCGCATGCAATTGCTGCAGATTCTGCAAGCGCGCTGCGTGGAGCTGGGTGTGGATCTGCGCTTCGAGTCCGATGTGCCGGACGACGGCGAAATTGAGGCTGATCTCATCATCGCCGCCGACGGCCTGAACAGCCGCCTGCGCCAGAAATACGCCGCCACCTATCAGCCTGACATCGACCTGCGCCAATGTCGCTTTGTCTGGCTGGGCACCAGCCGCTTGTTCGAGGCTTTTACCTTCGATTTCCAGCAAACCGAATGGGGCTGGTTTCAGGCCCATGCTTATCGCTTTGACGAGCACACCTCAACCTTCATCGTCGAGGCGCCGGAGGCGGTCTGGCAGGCCGCCGGCATCGAGGCCATGAGCAAGGAAGAGGGCATTGCCTTTTGCGAGCGCTTGTTTGCCAAGGTGCTGGACGGCCACTCGCTGCGCTCCAATGCCGCCCATCTGCGCGGCTCGGCCCAGTGGATACGCTTCCCGCGCGTGGTGTGCAAGCAGTGGGTGCATGTCAACGCCCAAGGCACGCCAGTGGTGTTGATGGGCGATGCGGCGCACACGGCGCATTTCTCCATTGGATCGGGCACCAAGCTGGCGCTGGAAGATGCGATTGCGCTGGCGCAAGACATCGCCGCCCATGCGTCCGATTTGCCCACTGCCTTGGCGCAGTACCAGGCCAGCCGCAGCATCGAGGTGCTGCGCATCCAGAATGCGGCGCGCAATTCCACCGAGTGGTTTGAGAACGTGGCTCGCCATGCGCACCTGGCCCCGGAGCAATTTGCCTATTCCTTGCTGACCCGCTCGCAACGCATCTCGCACGAGAACCTGCGCCAGCGTGATCCCGCCTATGTGCGTGGCTTTGAGCAATGGTTGGGTGAGCGGGCAGGCCTGGCGCCCGAGCATGCAGCAGTTCCGCCCATGTTCACTCCCTTCACCTTGCGCGGCCTGACGCTGAAAAACCGCGTGGTGGTGTCGCCGATGGCGCAATACAGCTGCGTGGACGGCCTGCCCGGCGACTACCACCTGGCCCATTTGGGCGCGCGCGCCTTGGGCGGCGCCGGCCTGGTGTTTGCCGAGATGACTTGCACCTCGGCAGATGCCCGCATCACCCCCGGCTGCCCCGGCCTCTACACCGATGCGCAAGGCGAGGCCTGGGCGCGCATCGTCAGTTTTGTGCACCAGCACAGCAGCGCCAAGATTGCGATGCAGCTGGGCCATGCTGGACCCAAGGGCTCGACCCGTGTCGGCTGGGAGGGGACCGATCAGCCACTGGCCGATGGCAATTGGCCGCTGGTGTCGGCCTCCAGCCAGCAGTATTTGGCGGGCGTGAGCCAGACCGCGCGCGCCATCAGCCTGGCCGAAATGGCCCAAGTCAAGGCCGACTTCTGTGCCGCCACCCGCCGCGCCGCCGCCGCTGGTTTCGACTGGCTTGAGCTGCATTGCGCCCACGGCTATTTGCTCTCGAGCTTCATCTCGCCCCTGACCAATCAGCGTCAGGACGATTACGGCGGCAGCCTGGCCAATCGCCTGCGCTTCCCGCTCGAAGTGTTTGCGGCCATGCGGGCTCTGTGGCCGGCGGAGCGGCCCATGTCGGTGCGCATCTCCGCGAATGACTGGGTGGCCGGTGGCACCACGCCCGAAGATGCGGTGGAGATCGCAGCAGCCTTTAAGGCCGCTGGGGCGGACCTGATCGATGTGTCCTCCGGCCAGGTCAGCAAGCAGGAAAGGCCGGTCTACGGCCGCATGTGGCAAACCCCTTTCGCCGAGAGCATTCGCAACCGCGTCGGCATCCCGACCATGGCGGTGGGCGGCATCTCCGAGGCCGACCATGTCAACAGCATCATTGCGGCCGGCCGGGCGGACTTGTGCGCCGTGGCCCGCCCACATCTGGCCAACCCGGCATGGACGCTGACCGAAGCCGCGCGCATTGGCTACACCGGCCCGGTCGGGCTGGCTTGGCCGCAGCCCTATCTGGCGGGCAAGCAGCAGCTGGAGCGCGAGTTTGAGCGCCAGCGCACCCAGGGCGCGGCGGCACAGGCGCAGGATTTGAAGGCGCTGGGCGTATGA
- the kynA gene encoding tryptophan 2,3-dioxygenase, giving the protein MSCPYHSQDPQDNQSLPAQSTPGHTEQIVQQEGAQLDFSKDMSYGDYLHLDQILGAQKPLSPEHNEMLFIVQHQTSELWMKLMLHEMEAAVAKLAADQLPESFKMLARVSRIMEQLVHAWDVLATMTPPEYSAIRPYLSNSSGFQSAQYRRIEFMLGNKNAAMLKPHAHRPDLLAGVEAAWRAPSLYDETLRLMARRGIQVPAEALNRDWTQPYAASEGVKAAWLEVYRQPQAHWDLYQMGEELVDLEDAFRLWRFRHVTTVERVIGFKRGTGGTSGVGYLRKMLDVVLFPELWALRTEL; this is encoded by the coding sequence ATGAGCTGCCCCTATCACTCGCAAGACCCGCAAGACAACCAAAGCCTGCCCGCCCAAAGCACGCCTGGCCACACCGAGCAAATCGTTCAGCAAGAAGGCGCGCAGCTCGATTTCTCGAAAGATATGAGCTACGGCGACTATCTGCATCTGGACCAAATTCTGGGCGCCCAGAAGCCGCTTTCGCCCGAGCACAACGAGATGCTCTTCATCGTCCAGCACCAGACCTCGGAGCTGTGGATGAAGCTGATGCTGCACGAGATGGAGGCTGCCGTGGCCAAGCTGGCCGCGGACCAGCTGCCGGAATCCTTCAAGATGCTGGCCCGGGTTTCGCGCATCATGGAGCAGCTGGTGCATGCCTGGGACGTGCTGGCCACGATGACGCCGCCGGAGTACTCGGCCATCCGGCCCTATCTCTCCAACAGCAGCGGCTTCCAAAGCGCGCAGTACCGCCGCATCGAGTTCATGCTGGGCAATAAGAATGCCGCCATGCTCAAGCCCCACGCCCACCGGCCCGACTTGCTGGCCGGGGTGGAAGCCGCCTGGCGTGCGCCTTCGCTGTATGACGAGACCCTGCGCCTGATGGCGCGGCGCGGCATTCAGGTCCCGGCCGAAGCCTTGAACCGCGACTGGACCCAGCCCTATGCCGCCAGCGAGGGCGTCAAGGCCGCCTGGTTGGAGGTCTACCGCCAACCTCAAGCGCATTGGGATCTCTACCAGATGGGTGAAGAGCTGGTCGATCTGGAAGACGCCTTCCGCCTTTGGCGCTTCCGCCACGTCACCACGGTGGAGCGTGTCATCGGCTTCAAGCGCGGCACCGGCGGCACCTCGGGCGTGGGCTATCTGCGCAAGATGCTGGATGTGGTGCTCTTCCCCGAGCTGTGGGCCTTGCGCACCGAGCTTTAA